One segment of Amycolatopsis alba DSM 44262 DNA contains the following:
- a CDS encoding SDR family NAD(P)-dependent oxidoreductase, producing the protein MSHLSGKAVVITGAGQGLGRAFAHHAASHGAAVVVNDVDGDLAREVAGEIRSLGGRAVANGHSVAEAGSAAGLIDQCVTEFGTLDGLVNNAGVNYRAEPWADDPVKMREVVEVNVLGTLFCGTAAAGVMCERGGGVIVNVGSGSMIGQRRAAAYSASKGAVASMTASWAVDLAGHGIRVNAVAPVAWTRMARNDPSVVQTPEHTPERVAPLVTYLLSDLSAGVTGQILRFRGDILCVLRQTAIKDPVLERDAWTVEDIADAVGGELREALEPPPAARWK; encoded by the coding sequence ATGAGCCATCTGAGCGGTAAAGCCGTGGTGATCACCGGCGCTGGACAGGGTCTGGGCAGGGCTTTCGCGCATCACGCCGCTTCGCACGGGGCCGCCGTCGTCGTGAACGACGTGGACGGCGACCTCGCGCGGGAAGTCGCCGGGGAGATCCGGTCGCTCGGCGGACGCGCCGTCGCGAATGGACACTCGGTCGCCGAAGCCGGCTCGGCCGCCGGACTGATCGACCAGTGCGTCACCGAGTTCGGCACGCTCGACGGCCTGGTCAACAACGCCGGAGTCAACTACCGCGCCGAGCCGTGGGCCGACGATCCGGTCAAGATGCGCGAGGTGGTCGAGGTCAACGTGCTGGGCACGCTGTTCTGCGGGACCGCGGCGGCCGGGGTGATGTGCGAGCGCGGCGGCGGCGTGATCGTGAACGTGGGCTCCGGCTCGATGATCGGCCAGCGGCGCGCGGCCGCGTACTCGGCCTCGAAGGGCGCCGTCGCGTCCATGACCGCTTCCTGGGCCGTCGACCTGGCCGGGCACGGGATCCGGGTCAACGCCGTCGCGCCGGTGGCCTGGACGCGCATGGCCCGGAACGACCCGAGCGTCGTCCAGACCCCGGAGCACACACCGGAACGGGTGGCCCCGCTGGTGACGTACCTGCTCAGCGACCTTTCGGCGGGCGTCACCGGGCAGATCCTGCGGTTCCGCGGCGACATCCTGTGCGTCCTCCGCCAGACCGCGATCAAGGATCCGGTCCTCGAACGCGATGCGTGGACCGTCGAAGACATCGCGGACGCGGTGGGCGGCGAGCTGCGGGAGGCGCTGGAGCCGCCTCCCGCAGCTAGATGGAAGTAG